The nucleotide window GTGCACTATGGCTAAAAGCATTTCCTGTGTGAAAAGACTTATGGGAAAAGGAAATGCCGTAGCGCCAGTCAGCGCGCCCTTCAGGTTCAGGTAATCACTTTGGAGCAAAAAAATATCCACCGGTATCGTGGAAGGGCAGTTACCCCTTAGCGAAAGCGCCATATCGTAAAAACATCTGTCAGGAAGAGCGCCAAAATCCTCCCGGACAGCTCCCGGGGCTAAATAATCCTTGAGAAATGTATCCTGAAGATGTGGAACGATATCTTCAATGCGTTCCTGACTAATCATGTTCAGGAAAAATTCCCTTGGCAGAAAACGCGCTTCAAGAACACTTATCCTTCCTGACACAAAACCCCATTGTGGAATATTCGGTATTTTTGGAACCATATTATACTTGAACCGAAAATAACTCTTTCGCCATAATCGGTAACATCTCCTGTTTTATATCCTTCAGTAACAGCCCTAAGGTTTGATCTACTTCATAGTTCGTGCCTACGAAAATAAAGCCTCCGCGCTCATTCAGCGGACTTGACTCATCAAGGACCATCCTGGTTTCAGGGGTTCTCTTCTCGTTCATATCCGAGAGGATTCTGATAAAGATACCCTTCTCATCCCTGTGAACACGCAATTTCCCTCCGGAATCACTTGCAGCTCTCTCGATAAGACCGGCCATGAACAATCCATACTTTTCCGCAGGCCAGCTCAGTACCATCTCCCTGGCTTTTTTAAAGAGAGCGTTTAGCAACAGGTTACGCCTTTCAAGAACCTGTTTGCCTGCCATCCCCTTAAACTGGATG belongs to Pseudomonadota bacterium and includes:
- a CDS encoding V-type ATP synthase subunit E family protein encodes the protein MGIEKIREAVLSEARKEAAQIIETAKKHYASLMNIRKEEIASEVDRLNKARTSAIADEFNRKLIQFKGMAGKQVLERRNLLLNALFKKAREMVLSWPAEKYGLFMAGLIERAASDSGGKLRVHRDEKGIFIRILSDMNEKRTPETRMVLDESSPLNERGGFIFVGTNYEVDQTLGLLLKDIKQEMLPIMAKELFSVQV